In Meleagris gallopavo isolate NT-WF06-2002-E0010 breed Aviagen turkey brand Nicholas breeding stock unplaced genomic scaffold, Turkey_5.1 ChrUn_random_7180001860408, whole genome shotgun sequence, a genomic segment contains:
- the LOC104915925 gene encoding spindle and kinetochore-associated protein 1-like encodes MAFGELEDLCCHINAKIGCVKKLLQLRAIGREPSLKEVLRNVGQEMAELHGLLDRMEGELNQQRQLAAVLQEMRRHVEKERMEAELLLSNIPTELSCGPKKEPQLIKKPIKEAKVVKEVVLITLEELENVPG; translated from the exons ATGGCATTCGGGGAGCTGGAGGATTTGTGCTGCCACATCAACGCCAAGATCGGCTGCGTGAAGAAGCTGCTCCAATTGCGGGCTATCG GGCGAGAGCCATCATTGAAGGAGGTGCTGAGGAATGTAGGGCAGGAGATGGCGGAGCTGCACGGTTTGCTGGATCGAATGGAAGGAGAGCTCAATCAGCAGCGGCAATTAGCGGCCGTGCTCCAG GAGATGAGGAGACACGTGGAAAAGGAGAGGATGGAAGCGGAGCTCTTGCTTAGCAACATCCCgacagagctgagctgtggccCGAAAAAGGAGCCTCAGCTCATTAAGAAGCCAATTAAGGAGGCCAAGGTCGTTAAGGAGGTGGTGCTAATTACCCTGGAGGAGTTGGAGAACGTTCCAGGGTAA